One window of Candidatus Nitrospira kreftii genomic DNA carries:
- a CDS encoding putative HIT-like protein: protein MSDCLFCQIVEKKITAKLVHEDEHTVAFDDINPQAPVHTLVIPKRHITAVQDLGLEDERLLARLLMSCTKVAALKGLRDSGYRVVTNTGRDAGQTVFHLHFHVLGGRHMSWPPG, encoded by the coding sequence ATGAGCGATTGTCTTTTCTGTCAGATCGTGGAGAAAAAGATTACGGCGAAGCTTGTTCATGAGGATGAGCACACGGTGGCCTTTGATGACATCAATCCTCAAGCCCCCGTCCATACGCTGGTGATCCCCAAACGGCATATCACAGCCGTGCAAGACTTGGGGTTGGAGGATGAGAGATTGCTCGCACGGTTGCTGATGAGCTGTACGAAGGTCGCGGCCCTGAAAGGCTTACGGGACTCCGGCTATCGTGTTGTGACGAATACCGGGAGAGATGCAGGGCAAACCGTCTTCCATCTTCACTTTCATGTATTAGGAGGACGGCACATGAGTTGGCCTCCCGGTTGA
- a CDS encoding putative Nucleotidyltransferase: MNDSLLIAYIQKAVPNLIAIYRFGSAERGAVRPDSDIDLALFSREALPELRRFELAQDLAIQLHRDVDLVDLRSASTVMRMQIISTGTCLTSVDEQARREFEMYTYSDYARLNEERRDILKRISASGLVYG; encoded by the coding sequence ATGAACGACTCTTTATTGATTGCATACATTCAAAAGGCTGTCCCGAACCTCATTGCCATATATCGATTTGGCTCAGCGGAGCGAGGCGCCGTTCGACCTGATAGCGACATTGATCTCGCCCTTTTCTCACGAGAGGCCTTGCCGGAACTGCGCCGGTTTGAATTGGCCCAGGACTTAGCAATCCAACTGCATCGTGACGTCGATCTTGTTGACCTTCGTTCGGCATCAACGGTCATGCGGATGCAGATTATTTCCACCGGCACCTGCTTGACGAGTGTGGATGAGCAAGCCCGTCGGGAATTCGAAATGTATACGTATTCAGACTATGCCAGGCTTAACGAGGAACGGCGCGATATTCTAAAGAGAATCAGTGCGAGTGGGTTAGTCTATGGCTGA
- a CDS encoding imidazole glycerol phosphate synthase, glutamine amidotransferase subunit with HisF gives MIAIIDYGMGNLRSVSKSFEAVGHQAIVTREPSSIQNASHVVLPGVGAFGDCMAHLDQYGLVEPIKAAIQSGKPFLGICLGFQLLFTESEEFGRHEGLNILPGKVRAFSKDRTLKVPHMGWNQVNVQRSCPLFEKIADGADWYFVHSFFVDPQDKQITATTTTYGMPFTSSIWKDNVVACQFHPEKSQAVGLQFMKNFGAWK, from the coding sequence ATGATAGCTATCATTGATTATGGGATGGGGAATTTGCGCAGTGTCTCCAAGTCCTTTGAGGCAGTGGGGCATCAAGCGATCGTGACACGCGAGCCATCTTCGATTCAGAATGCCAGCCATGTGGTGTTGCCGGGTGTCGGGGCGTTTGGCGATTGCATGGCGCACTTGGATCAATATGGATTGGTCGAGCCTATCAAAGCCGCGATTCAGTCGGGAAAGCCATTTTTAGGGATTTGTCTGGGGTTCCAGTTGCTGTTTACGGAAAGCGAGGAGTTCGGCAGGCATGAAGGGCTCAACATCTTGCCAGGGAAAGTTCGAGCATTTTCAAAGGATCGTACCCTGAAGGTTCCACATATGGGGTGGAATCAGGTTAATGTTCAACGGTCTTGTCCGCTTTTCGAAAAGATCGCCGATGGAGCGGATTGGTACTTCGTCCACTCTTTTTTCGTAGACCCACAGGATAAGCAGATTACCGCCACGACGACGACCTACGGGATGCCCTTTACCTCAAGCATTTGGAAGGACAATGTGGTGGCTTGCCAATTCCATCCGGAGAAGAGTCAGGCGGTCGGGTTACAGTTCATGAAGAACTTTGGAGCATGGAAGTAA
- a CDS encoding Release factor glutamine methyltransferase — protein sequence MPGDPKTVGTLLAWARQSLDSTGTPNAAQEALWLLAFALEMEHHALVSRTEQVVTAEQLARAKTLVSRRMAREPLQYILRTQEFCGLDFAVTSSVLIPRPETELLVHAVLKEGGLAEGATLVDVGTGSGCIAVTLATILDEARIFAVDCSAEALVVAKSNAARHGVGEKIVWIEGNLLSPLRDRITVGTVDVIVSNPPYIADGEWERLQPEVKLFEPRLALLAGPRGTEFHEQLFHDSKEFLVPDGLLVMEIGQGQLPLVRQAAEQAGGYTGLQTVKDEAGIDRVIIARRAG from the coding sequence ATGCCTGGTGATCCGAAAACGGTCGGCACTCTGCTTGCCTGGGCGCGACAGTCCCTGGATAGCACTGGAACACCGAATGCCGCCCAAGAGGCCTTGTGGCTGTTGGCCTTCGCGCTCGAGATGGAACATCATGCCTTAGTCAGTCGAACGGAACAAGTAGTGACTGCTGAACAGTTGGCTCGTGCAAAAACATTGGTATCCAGGCGGATGGCACGAGAACCGTTACAATATATTCTACGGACGCAGGAATTTTGCGGGCTTGACTTTGCGGTGACCTCCTCGGTGTTAATTCCCAGACCAGAGACAGAGCTGTTAGTCCATGCGGTTCTCAAGGAGGGGGGGCTGGCAGAAGGTGCGACTCTGGTCGATGTGGGAACTGGGTCTGGGTGTATCGCCGTGACGTTGGCGACTATTCTGGACGAAGCTCGAATCTTCGCGGTCGATTGCTCAGCCGAAGCGTTAGTGGTCGCGAAGAGCAACGCTGCAAGACACGGCGTGGGAGAAAAGATTGTGTGGATCGAGGGAAATCTCTTATCGCCATTGCGAGACCGTATCACGGTTGGAACAGTCGACGTCATTGTGTCGAATCCTCCGTACATCGCTGATGGAGAATGGGAACGACTCCAACCAGAAGTAAAACTTTTTGAGCCACGACTCGCTTTGCTTGCTGGGCCCAGAGGGACTGAGTTTCATGAACAATTGTTCCATGACTCGAAAGAGTTTCTTGTTCCTGACGGATTATTGGTAATGGAAATCGGTCAGGGGCAGCTTCCGCTCGTCCGACAGGCGGCAGAACAGGCCGGAGGCTATACGGGGCTTCAAACTGTCAAAGACGAAGCCGGTATTGACCGCGTCATAATCGCGCGACGAGCAGGCTAG
- a CDS encoding imidazole glycerol phosphate synthase, catalytic subunit with HisH: protein MLTKRIIPCLDVKDGRVVKGVSFVNLRDAGDPVEAAAGYDREGADELCFLDISASHENRKTIIDVVERTAARVFMPVTVGGGVGTLNDIRALLNAGADKVSINTAAVRRPEFVKEAAQRFGTQCIVVAIDAKRSTAGRWEIFTHGGRTATGVDVVEWAVRMEQYGAGEILLTSMDQDGRQTGYDLALTATVSETLSIPVIASGGVGTLDHLYDGFVKGKADAVLAASIFHFRTYTISQAKSYLRDRGVPVRVTMLSGVA, encoded by the coding sequence ATGCTGACTAAGCGCATCATTCCATGCCTAGACGTCAAAGACGGTCGCGTGGTCAAGGGCGTGAGCTTTGTCAATCTTCGGGATGCCGGTGATCCGGTTGAAGCCGCAGCCGGATACGATCGTGAAGGAGCAGATGAGCTCTGTTTTCTCGACATCTCGGCTTCGCATGAAAATCGGAAGACGATCATTGACGTGGTTGAGCGGACGGCTGCCCGGGTCTTTATGCCGGTGACGGTCGGCGGTGGTGTGGGGACGCTCAACGATATCCGGGCCTTGTTGAATGCCGGAGCCGATAAAGTCAGTATCAATACCGCAGCTGTCAGACGACCTGAGTTTGTCAAAGAGGCCGCCCAACGCTTCGGCACACAATGCATTGTTGTGGCCATTGATGCCAAGCGCTCGACGGCTGGCCGTTGGGAGATCTTCACGCATGGCGGACGCACTGCAACCGGAGTCGACGTCGTTGAATGGGCTGTACGGATGGAGCAGTACGGCGCCGGGGAAATTTTACTGACTAGTATGGACCAGGATGGTCGACAGACGGGGTATGATTTGGCTCTGACCGCTACAGTGTCAGAAACCCTATCGATTCCGGTGATTGCGTCGGGTGGAGTCGGGACTCTGGATCATCTATATGATGGTTTTGTAAAGGGGAAAGCCGATGCGGTCTTAGCCGCATCCATTTTCCATTTTCGAACCTATACGATCTCTCAGGCCAAGTCGTACTTGCGGGACCGTGGGGTCCCCGTGCGTGTGACCATGCTCTCTGGGGTCGCGTGA
- a CDS encoding Imidazoleglycerol-phosphate dehydratase — protein sequence MKKNGPAPRRANIHRATKETDIRVEWALDGRGQGKIDTGIRFLDHMLELLAKHGFFDLTVQAKGDLDIDEHHTVEDVGIVMGKVLHQAMGEKAGIKRFGFASAPLDETLAQVTVDLSGRPFLVYNVNLPDRKIKAFDLGLFEDFFQAFVTHGGLNLHVNLLYGRNPHHIMEAIFKALAKALDQATMLEERLAGRVLSTKGML from the coding sequence ATGAAAAAGAACGGGCCGGCGCCACGTCGGGCTAATATCCACCGCGCGACGAAAGAAACAGATATCCGTGTCGAATGGGCCTTGGACGGCCGCGGGCAGGGGAAGATCGATACCGGCATCCGCTTCCTCGACCATATGTTGGAGCTGCTGGCAAAACATGGATTTTTCGACCTGACGGTACAGGCAAAGGGTGACCTCGACATAGATGAGCATCACACCGTGGAAGATGTCGGGATCGTCATGGGGAAAGTGTTGCATCAGGCAATGGGTGAAAAGGCCGGTATCAAGCGATTTGGATTTGCCTCAGCACCGCTCGACGAAACATTGGCTCAGGTCACTGTGGATCTCAGCGGTCGACCGTTCCTGGTCTACAACGTGAATCTGCCTGACCGGAAAATCAAAGCGTTCGATCTTGGCCTATTCGAGGATTTCTTTCAGGCCTTTGTGACGCACGGAGGTCTGAATCTGCACGTGAATCTGCTCTATGGCCGCAATCCCCACCACATCATGGAAGCGATCTTTAAGGCGCTTGCTAAGGCGCTAGATCAAGCGACGATGTTGGAAGAACGGTTAGCGGGGAGAGTTCTCTCGACAAAGGGGATGCTATAA
- a CDS encoding Histidinol dehydrogenase, producing the protein MRVITQADRSFLPSLKRAALRGRTTGAAVEKTVRTILQVVERGGDKAVLRYTKQFDKIILKAEALRVTPEEIKNAYFHIRKDEGDALRLAAQRITAFHERQRTKTWMYQDGDATLGQVVVPVDAVGLYVPGGKAVYPSSVLMCAIPAKVAGVARIVMVTPPQKDGINPYLLVAADIAGVTEIYRVGGVQAVAALAYGTKTIDRVDKIVGPGNIYVATAKRLLYGTVGIDMVAGPSELLVVADDDAKPAHVAADLLCEAEHDEDAQVFLVTTSERLAKDVSKLIESQLKGLQREKIASKSIARHAVAFVVPTLDDAIAVANEIAAEHLTLSVDNPFDYLEKIRHAGALFLGRYTPPSVADYIAGPNHVLPTGGTARFFSPLSVNDYVKVSNIVHYTKQELAKVKDPLIRLAQIEGFDAHAKSAQSRFS; encoded by the coding sequence ATGAGAGTTATCACACAGGCCGATCGCAGCTTTCTTCCGTCCTTGAAGAGGGCCGCGCTCCGAGGGCGTACGACCGGGGCCGCGGTGGAAAAAACCGTACGGACGATCTTACAGGTCGTGGAACGTGGAGGCGACAAGGCTGTTCTTCGCTACACCAAGCAGTTCGACAAAATCATACTGAAAGCAGAGGCCCTGCGTGTCACGCCGGAGGAGATCAAGAACGCCTACTTTCATATCAGGAAGGACGAGGGTGACGCGCTTCGCCTCGCAGCTCAGCGCATTACGGCTTTTCATGAGCGGCAGCGGACAAAAACATGGATGTATCAGGACGGTGATGCCACGTTGGGGCAGGTTGTGGTGCCAGTGGATGCGGTCGGACTGTACGTGCCTGGTGGGAAAGCTGTCTACCCGTCATCTGTGCTGATGTGTGCGATTCCGGCTAAGGTTGCAGGCGTTGCTCGAATTGTAATGGTCACGCCACCTCAGAAAGATGGGATCAACCCGTATTTGCTGGTTGCAGCCGACATTGCCGGGGTCACCGAGATTTATCGAGTCGGTGGCGTTCAAGCGGTGGCGGCACTCGCCTATGGAACAAAAACCATCGACCGGGTCGATAAGATCGTCGGTCCGGGGAATATCTACGTCGCCACGGCAAAGCGATTGCTTTACGGCACGGTTGGGATCGACATGGTCGCCGGTCCCAGTGAACTTCTGGTGGTAGCAGACGACGACGCAAAGCCGGCTCATGTGGCCGCGGACCTCCTCTGTGAAGCCGAACATGACGAAGACGCGCAGGTGTTCCTCGTCACGACATCTGAACGTTTAGCGAAGGATGTCTCGAAGCTGATCGAGAGTCAATTGAAGGGACTCCAGAGAGAGAAGATCGCTTCGAAGTCGATCGCACGTCATGCGGTGGCGTTCGTCGTTCCCACCCTAGATGATGCCATCGCGGTGGCCAACGAAATCGCAGCTGAGCATTTGACTCTCTCAGTAGATAATCCTTTCGATTATTTGGAGAAGATTCGTCATGCTGGGGCGCTCTTCTTGGGGCGTTACACACCGCCGTCAGTCGCTGATTATATTGCCGGACCGAATCACGTCTTGCCGACGGGAGGAACTGCCCGGTTCTTTTCCCCGCTGTCCGTCAACGACTATGTGAAAGTCAGTAACATCGTGCACTATACGAAACAAGAATTGGCCAAGGTGAAGGACCCTCTCATCCGCCTTGCGCAGATCGAAGGGTTTGATGCCCATGCTAAATCGGCCCAGAGCAGGTTCTCATGA
- a CDS encoding hypothetical protein (conserved protein of unknown function) → MADDVILNKAASIERCLHRIEEEYAGNDQNLVENQTKQDAIVLNLQRACETTIDLAMYMVSQQKLGVPQDSRDAFTLLQTAGILSEDFAARMQRMVGFRNVAVHEYARLNLDVVRTIVTKQLGDFRTFSSTIVKTCA, encoded by the coding sequence ATGGCTGACGATGTCATTCTCAACAAGGCCGCCAGCATTGAGCGATGTCTTCATCGCATTGAAGAAGAATACGCGGGCAATGACCAGAACCTCGTTGAGAATCAAACCAAGCAGGATGCGATCGTGCTCAATCTTCAGCGAGCCTGTGAAACCACTATCGATCTGGCCATGTACATGGTGAGTCAGCAGAAGCTTGGGGTGCCACAGGATAGCCGTGATGCATTTACCCTCCTCCAGACTGCTGGCATCCTATCGGAAGATTTCGCAGCTCGAATGCAACGGATGGTAGGCTTCCGCAATGTGGCTGTGCATGAATACGCTCGCCTCAATCTGGACGTAGTCCGAACCATCGTCACCAAGCAGTTGGGCGACTTCCGGACGTTCTCATCGACGATCGTAAAGACCTGCGCCTAG
- a CDS encoding hypothetical protein (conserved exported protein of unknown function): protein MPGRPLRTILMISALVTASLATGCSGAKVATKSAPELSRYQVRSIALLPFTSIATPQARNNDDFFIPVPDSVRRSAISMGIPQESDSLPKKTVVVPGYAAEKVTELFWGHLQDWKGIRVLSPGESARVVVGNGDSTEGKPEKAPAETAKRLKVDAVLLGLVSAYQERVGSRLGASPPATVGFEAKVVAADGQVLWVGRYYEQQRPMIEDLVGFLQRWAFVTAGELAEYGVDEVLKEFPFGRREGQ from the coding sequence ATGCCAGGGAGGCCGCTTCGCACAATCCTGATGATCAGTGCTCTTGTGACCGCAAGTCTTGCGACAGGCTGCAGTGGTGCAAAAGTGGCGACAAAGTCGGCTCCTGAGCTGTCTCGATACCAGGTTCGTTCCATTGCCCTCCTACCGTTTACGTCGATCGCGACGCCTCAAGCCCGAAACAATGACGATTTCTTTATTCCGGTTCCTGATAGTGTCCGCCGGTCCGCTATCTCTATGGGGATTCCACAAGAATCGGACTCCCTGCCGAAGAAGACTGTGGTGGTACCGGGATATGCAGCCGAAAAAGTCACAGAGCTGTTCTGGGGTCATCTTCAGGACTGGAAAGGCATTCGTGTCCTATCTCCAGGTGAGTCAGCGCGAGTCGTTGTAGGAAATGGTGACTCAACGGAGGGGAAACCAGAGAAAGCCCCGGCCGAAACCGCCAAGCGACTGAAGGTAGATGCCGTCTTGTTGGGTCTCGTGTCGGCATACCAGGAACGTGTGGGCAGTCGACTGGGGGCGAGTCCTCCGGCAACAGTTGGGTTCGAGGCCAAGGTCGTGGCAGCGGATGGGCAAGTCCTTTGGGTTGGGAGGTACTACGAGCAGCAGCGGCCTATGATCGAAGACCTTGTCGGATTTTTGCAACGATGGGCATTTGTGACGGCGGGGGAACTGGCAGAATACGGCGTCGATGAAGTACTGAAAGAATTTCCGTTCGGGAGGAGAGAGGGGCAGTAA
- a CDS encoding UDP-N-acetylglucosamine 1-carboxyvinyltransferase: MDEILIVGGKRLSGEVRISGAKNSALPILASTILGGGECIITNVPRVVDVLTMGKLLGILGAKVSHEGNRAVIQADVIESTEAPYDLVKTMRASVLVLGPLLARWGEAKVSLPGGCAIGSRPVNLHLAGLAKLGADISIDHGYITAKAKRLRGGRIYSDTPTVTGTENLMMAASLAEGMTVLENSAKEPEIVDLADFLIKRGARIHGAGTDVITIEGVRELHGGDHEVIPDRIEAGTYLAAAAITRGDVMATHCRPGHLEAVLMKLREAGAEIQEEKDKVHLTVPGNLRGTDVKTLPFPGFPTDMQAQMAAVMSLAEGTSVVTETVFESRFMHVEELRRMGADIRVEGNRLLVTGCKQLTGAPVMASDLRASAGLIVAGLAAEGTTQIQRVYHLDRGYEQIEEKLGILGADVRRRTAGAIH; this comes from the coding sequence ATGGATGAGATCCTCATCGTCGGCGGGAAACGACTGTCTGGGGAAGTGCGGATCAGCGGTGCCAAGAATTCGGCGCTCCCGATCCTGGCGTCGACCATTCTGGGCGGTGGGGAATGTATCATCACGAATGTTCCGAGGGTTGTTGATGTCCTGACGATGGGAAAACTCCTGGGGATTCTAGGGGCCAAGGTGTCCCATGAGGGCAATCGCGCGGTCATTCAAGCTGATGTGATTGAATCAACAGAGGCCCCGTACGATCTTGTCAAGACTATGCGTGCATCTGTGCTTGTGTTGGGACCATTGCTTGCGCGTTGGGGTGAAGCTAAAGTCTCTCTCCCTGGCGGTTGTGCGATTGGTTCCCGACCGGTCAATCTTCATCTGGCCGGATTGGCAAAACTGGGGGCCGACATTTCTATTGACCATGGCTACATCACCGCCAAAGCAAAACGGTTACGAGGTGGACGTATTTATAGTGATACGCCGACGGTGACCGGCACGGAAAATCTTATGATGGCGGCGTCACTTGCCGAGGGTATGACTGTGCTGGAAAATTCAGCCAAAGAGCCGGAGATCGTGGACTTGGCCGATTTTCTCATCAAGCGTGGGGCCAGAATTCACGGTGCAGGAACCGATGTGATCACGATAGAGGGGGTACGAGAACTCCATGGCGGAGATCACGAAGTAATCCCGGATCGTATCGAGGCAGGCACTTATCTGGCAGCGGCTGCCATCACTCGAGGTGATGTCATGGCGACTCACTGCCGCCCTGGCCATCTGGAAGCGGTGCTGATGAAATTACGTGAGGCGGGTGCGGAAATTCAGGAAGAGAAGGACAAGGTGCATTTGACGGTGCCCGGCAACCTACGAGGAACCGATGTGAAGACCTTGCCGTTCCCTGGATTCCCCACCGACATGCAGGCTCAAATGGCTGCGGTAATGAGTCTCGCAGAAGGCACGAGCGTCGTTACCGAAACCGTCTTTGAGAGCCGGTTTATGCATGTAGAAGAATTACGACGGATGGGAGCCGATATCCGCGTGGAAGGCAATCGGCTGCTCGTGACCGGATGTAAGCAGCTTACCGGAGCTCCGGTCATGGCCTCCGATCTGCGTGCCAGCGCCGGTCTGATCGTGGCGGGCTTGGCAGCAGAGGGGACAACCCAAATTCAACGCGTCTATCATCTTGATCGAGGATATGAACAGATCGAAGAAAAACTTGGGATCTTAGGGGCTGATGTTCGGCGTCGAACGGCTGGGGCTATTCATTAG
- a CDS encoding ATP phosphoribosyltransferase: MLTIALSKGKLIDSALELFRQAGYTITGLSGDSRRLIFVSRENDMTFLIVRPSDVPTYVEYGGADAGIVGKDVLMEQESDVYEPLDLGFGACRISVAALQGEGSNHRLSSKMRIATKYPRITERYFNKRGVPVEIVKLYGSIELAPVVGLADRIVDLVETGSTLKAHDLVEVEVIAKSSARFIVNRASFRLKQEPIMTLIRKLRSAVLSQGIESGNGHPLTVRSRKKRVTRP, translated from the coding sequence ATGTTGACGATCGCGTTATCCAAAGGAAAGCTCATCGATTCGGCGCTCGAACTCTTCCGACAAGCCGGCTATACAATTACCGGGTTGTCGGGGGATAGCCGGCGACTGATTTTCGTCAGTCGCGAGAACGATATGACCTTCCTCATCGTCCGCCCCAGCGACGTTCCGACCTATGTGGAATATGGTGGGGCAGATGCCGGCATTGTTGGGAAAGACGTCTTGATGGAACAGGAAAGTGACGTATACGAACCATTGGATTTGGGGTTCGGAGCGTGTAGAATCTCCGTCGCCGCGCTCCAGGGCGAGGGATCGAATCATCGCCTGTCATCGAAGATGCGGATCGCGACAAAATACCCTCGGATCACGGAGCGCTACTTTAACAAGCGCGGGGTTCCGGTTGAGATCGTTAAACTGTATGGGTCGATTGAATTGGCGCCGGTGGTGGGACTAGCTGATCGGATTGTAGACTTAGTCGAAACCGGCAGCACGCTCAAAGCACATGACCTTGTCGAAGTAGAAGTGATTGCCAAATCGTCGGCGCGGTTCATCGTCAACCGGGCAAGTTTTAGACTGAAGCAGGAACCGATCATGACGTTGATTCGAAAACTTCGATCTGCGGTGCTGAGTCAGGGAATTGAATCTGGGAATGGCCATCCATTGACGGTAAGGAGCCGAAAGAAAAGAGTCACTCGCCCATGA
- a CDS encoding 1-(5-phosphoribosyl)-5-[(5-phosphoribosylamino)me thylideneamino] imidazole-4-carboxamide isomerase: MLVIPAIDLKDGRCVRLRQGDMAAETVYSDDVTEVARKWQESGATLIHVVDLNGAVDGEPKNLAYIQSIMRSVTASIQVGGGIRTLDTVRQYLNTGISRVVLGTAALMNRRFLEEACKEFPHRVLLGLDAKDGRVAVKGWTAVSEVKAIDLLQELSECSIGAVIYTDIARDGMLNGPNLSALKEIVGCSPFPVIASGGITRLEDLRAVQSLGAKIEGAIVGKALYDGKLDYQAALTALGSHSSAGRHAD; this comes from the coding sequence GTGTTGGTCATTCCTGCCATTGATTTGAAGGATGGGCGCTGTGTCAGGCTACGCCAGGGAGATATGGCGGCCGAGACCGTCTACTCTGACGATGTGACGGAAGTCGCACGCAAGTGGCAAGAGAGTGGAGCGACCTTGATCCACGTCGTGGATTTAAACGGAGCCGTCGACGGTGAGCCTAAGAACTTGGCGTATATCCAGTCCATCATGAGATCGGTCACCGCCTCCATCCAGGTTGGTGGCGGCATCAGAACTCTGGATACGGTACGGCAGTATCTGAATACCGGCATATCGCGTGTGGTGCTTGGTACGGCAGCACTGATGAATCGGAGGTTTCTCGAAGAAGCCTGCAAGGAATTTCCTCACCGCGTTCTCCTCGGGCTCGATGCCAAGGATGGTCGAGTAGCGGTTAAGGGCTGGACGGCGGTATCGGAAGTCAAAGCGATAGACCTCTTGCAAGAGCTCTCGGAGTGTTCGATCGGGGCGGTGATCTATACCGATATCGCACGAGACGGGATGCTCAATGGACCCAATCTGTCCGCCCTAAAAGAAATCGTTGGATGTTCGCCATTCCCCGTGATTGCTTCGGGGGGTATTACCAGATTGGAAGATCTGAGAGCGGTGCAATCTCTCGGTGCCAAGATCGAAGGCGCGATTGTCGGGAAAGCGCTGTACGATGGGAAGTTGGACTATCAGGCGGCCCTAACGGCTCTAGGCTCTCACTCGTCTGCCGGTCGCCATGCTGACTAA
- a CDS encoding Phosphoribosyl-AMP cyclohydrolase / Phosphoribosyl-ATP pyrophosphatase encodes MANLTTTDQLKFDGQGLLPAVIQDWLDGTVLMLGYMNQEALAKSIATKRVHFWSRSRKRLWEKGETSGHTLQVKELFIDCDADTILVKAQPVGPTCHTGERACFFSSLDDQGQFVHGSSHDVQGGILESVLRTIQDRRSHPKTGSYTTKLFEGGQDKILKKVAEEAGEVLLASKGSKKEEIVYEVADLFFHTLMVLGYHDLSLQDIYGELGRRFGKSGLRMEK; translated from the coding sequence ATGGCGAACCTGACCACGACAGACCAACTCAAATTCGATGGACAAGGTCTTCTCCCAGCGGTCATTCAGGATTGGCTCGATGGGACGGTCTTGATGCTCGGGTATATGAACCAAGAGGCACTGGCCAAGAGCATCGCTACCAAGAGAGTCCATTTTTGGAGCAGGTCTCGAAAAAGGCTGTGGGAAAAGGGAGAAACATCTGGGCATACGCTTCAGGTGAAGGAACTATTCATCGACTGTGACGCCGATACCATTCTCGTCAAGGCGCAACCAGTCGGACCGACATGCCACACCGGCGAACGAGCCTGTTTTTTTTCGAGTCTGGATGACCAGGGCCAATTCGTTCATGGAAGTTCGCACGACGTTCAAGGTGGAATTCTTGAAAGTGTTCTGCGTACGATTCAAGATCGCCGTTCTCATCCCAAGACCGGTTCCTATACCACGAAGTTATTCGAGGGTGGCCAGGACAAAATTCTCAAGAAAGTAGCGGAAGAAGCAGGAGAAGTCTTGTTGGCATCGAAGGGGAGTAAGAAAGAGGAGATCGTCTACGAAGTCGCTGACTTGTTCTTTCATACACTCATGGTTCTGGGGTATCACGATCTCTCCTTGCAGGACATCTACGGAGAGTTGGGACGGCGATTTGGAAAATCCGGATTGCGGATGGAAAAGTAG